In Helianthus annuus cultivar XRQ/B chromosome 9, HanXRQr2.0-SUNRISE, whole genome shotgun sequence, the following are encoded in one genomic region:
- the LOC110877676 gene encoding protein MAEA homolog: protein MDPLPNGNNVAAAAAPPSSSSSKLTESLKLEHQLLRVPFEHYKKTIRANHRLVEKEVSAVISALPHSADHDDAIHHLNSLVSRLQGLKRKLEDGSRAERLQAQRCRARLDHLESADGDNISEWNNTRLKRILVDYMLRMSYYDTATKLAESSNIQDLVDIDIFYEAKKVIDALHNKEVAPALAWCADNKSRLKKFKSKFEFQLRLQEFIELVRNENNVQAVIYARKYLAPWAATYMKEFQKVFATLAFTSNTGCEIYKVLFEPKQWDYLMDQFKQEFCRLYGMTLEPLLNIYLQAGLSALKTPFCYEDDCTKEDPLSQESFRKLAMPLPFSKQHHSKLVCYITKELMDTENPPLVLPNGYVYSTKALEEMATNNNGKITCPRTGLVCNYTEVTKAFIS from the exons ATGGACCCCCTTCCCAACGGCAACAAcgtagcagcagcagcagctcctccatcttcttcttcttccaaaCTGACGGAGTCCTTAAAATTAGAACATCAGCTTCTTCGAGTCCCATTCGAACACTACAAGAAGACCATCCGTGCTAACCACCGCCTAGTCGAGAAAGAGGTCTCCGCCGTCATCTCCGCTTTACCACACTCCGCCGATCATGACGACGCCATTCACCATCTCAATTCACTTGTTTCCAGATTACAAGGCCTTAAGCGGAAG TTGGAAGATGGAAGTAGGGCTGAGCGTCTTCAAGCGCAACGGTGTCGGGCCAGACTTGATCATTTGGAATCAGCTGATGGTGACAATATATCGGAGTGGAATAACACGCGCTTGAAGCGAATTCTGGTGGACTATATGTTGCGAATGTCGTACTATGATACTGCCACAAAGCTTGCTGAAAGCAGTAACATTCAG GATCTTGTTGATATTGATATCTTTTATGAAGCCAAAAAAGTTATCGATGCTCTTCATAATAAGGAGGTAGCTCCCGCTTTAGCCTGGTGTGCTGATAACAAGTCCAGGTTAAAGAAATTCAAG AGCAAGTTTGAGTTTCAGTTAAGACTTCAGGAGTTCATTGAATTGGTGCGTAATGAAAATAATGTTCAGGCAGTTATTTATGCGCGGAAGTACCTTGCGCCATGGGCGGCTACATATATGAAAGAATTCCAGAAAGTTTTTGCCACACTGGCTTTTACAAGTAATACTGGATGCGAGATATACAAG GTTTTATTTGAACCAAAGCAATGGGATTACTTAATGGATCAATTCAAACAAGAATTTTGTAGGCTATACGGCATGACTCTGGAGCCTTTGTTGAATATTTATCTCCAAGCAGGCTTATCCGCTCTGAAAACCCC ATTCTGTTATGAGGATGATTGCACAAAAGAAGATCCTTTGTCTCAAGAAAGCTTCCGGAAACTCGCAATGCCGTTGCCCTTCTCAAAGCAACACCACTCAAAGCTTGTCTGTTATATAACGAAAGAGCTAATGGATACAGAGAACCCCCCACTTGTCCTGCCCAATGGCTATGTTTACAGCACTAAG GCTCTTGAGGAAATGGCAACTAACAATAATGGAAAAATTACCTGTCCAAGAACAGGCTTGGTTTGCAACTATACTGAAGTCACCAAAGCATTTATCTCATAA